Genomic segment of Peribacillus frigoritolerans:
AAATATTGCTGCCATTCTTCTGACAAACTGTTCAAATCCGGAACAGCAAAAACCATCTCTTGTTTTGTTGAGTCTATATCTTCCTGAAGGTCCCCCAATTTACGGGCATGCATCCATTGTAATCTCGGATGCTGATGTTTAACCCATTTTCCAATGTCTTTCTTTGATACAATCTGATCATTTTGAATTTGATGATCGACAAGCTGACGAAGTGTTTTGCTGCGATAAACGTGTTTGTTAACAAATGAAGTGTCACATACATGTACGAACTTTCCCTTTGTCCTTGTTATGGCCACGTTAATGAGCCTTTCACTTTCTCTCCCTGTCAATAACATTCCAGCCCTGTTTTGCGGATAACTATCAACTGTGTCAAAAATCATCATCTCCCGTTCACTTCCCTGGAACCGATGTACAGTTGCAGCGATGATATCCGCCGTTTGCCGTTCTTTGTCATATAAGTCATCCAATAGTTTTTCCATCAAATCCGCCTGGGCACGATATGGGGCGACATAACCGATTGATCTTGCCCCGCCCACATAAGCTTCATGAATCAGTTGAAAAGATAAAAGCAATTGCCATATATTCATTCTCGAGTGGGATGTGCGTTCAGTGATGCAATATTCCCCTGCTAAGCTAGTATCGAGCAGTGCCGCTGCCTTATTGGCAAATGGTTCCGCCAGCATTATTCCCTCCCTGCTGGTCGCAACACTTTTATGATCGCCAACATAATTGTTATAGACGACACGATTAGTGAATGCTGAAATATCCGGATGCATGCGGCGCTGTTCCTTTAATAGGAATAAATGGGGATGAAGTTCTCCTTCTTCAACAGACTGGGCGACACCAGCCCGATGAAAAATGTCTTCCTTCAGCCAAAGTTTCACTAGGGAATCTCGAGCCGAAGCAATAGGCGGCAATTGTTTGAAATCACCACAAACGATAATATGCTTGGCTAACGCTGCAGCAAAAGCCACCTGAGGTACGTATGCCATACTCGCTTCGTCCAAAATGACCAGATCATATTCCTTTTGATAAACCGTTTCATCATTTGCGGCTTTAGCCAAGGTCGTTCCGATGACTTTTGCTTCTTTTACGAATTGAATCTCTTTTTGGCGGATTTTCTCCAAGACTTTGGCCAGCTTTTTCTCTATCTCAATTAATTGATCTGTATCCCTTTTACTGAAGGACCCTGCCAAGTCATGCTTTAACAGACGTTTCTCTTCGCCAAGCTCTTCTTTTTCTTTAATTAATGTCGGTTCATGTTTACCTAATAATTGCCCTGTAACAATATCATCATGAATGGCTAGTGATTCACCGATTTGAGATCCATAGCGAAGCACATCGCCTTCTTTGAAACGATCTTTCTTTTTAATGAATGACGAAATTTCAGCCATCAAAACATCGACAGCCTGGTTGCTATGGGACAAAACCAGAACTTTTTTATCCTGTAAATAATGATTGGCTACTGTACGAGCCAATGTATAGGTTTTTCCTGTTCCAGGGGGTCCCCAAACAAAAGTGACAGGGTTGAATTTCGAGCGCGCATATAATTCTTTCACGCTGCTTTGTTTTTCAATTAAAGGATGTTTTTGCGGCATGGACGGATCCATCAGGCGCTTGATCCGAAGCCTTTTCCTTTTGCTTCTCTTGGTTTCATCCAAGCGGATGATCAATTGCTCAAGCAATTCCCAGGGGTCGTGGTATAAAAAGGCTTCATCGATCATATCACCTAGCGAGCGATCAAAAACAATGATTATACTTTTCCCTTCAGATGAGAGGATTCTTCCCTCCTGCTTAATCCCTCCCCATTCCAGTCGAACGAGGGAACCGACAGGGATTTTTATCGATGAACCTGTTTCGAAATAATAGTTGAAAGAATCGTCACCTGTAAGCAGATGGCCGTTCGAAACCAGGTATTTTGTACTGCCATATTTTTTTAAATGCAGGATTTCAAGTTGAAGCGCCTGCTGCCATTCTTTTATATAATTAACTGTCGAATTCATTTTTCACTTTCCTCACAAAATATGCCATTGAACAAAGAAACTGGCCCATTGGCTAGGCTCCGAAGTAGAAAGTAACGCTGTTACCCAGACTTTTTTTGCGCATTACCTGTTTCATAAGCATATAAAATAAGGCCCAATCAATAGATTGGGCCTCTCCTACGCCAATGTTTTAACTATAGCATTTTTTAAACATACATACCATGGGCTCTTTTGGAAGAAATGGTTTAGATTAGCCTTCTGTCAACTCAGTGAATTGGTCGACAAGATCGCTGAAAATCTTCATTGCGTTTTCGATTGGATCAGGTTTAGTTAAATCTACGCCTGTTTTCTTAAGCAGCTCCAATGGGAAATCGGAACTCCCGCTTTTCAAGAAGGTCAAATAACTTTCAAGTGTTTTTTGGTCCCCAGAGAGGATCTTATCAGCGATAGTGATGGCTGAAACGTAACCAGTAGCATATTTGTAGACATAAAATGGACGATAAAAGTGTGGGATTCGTGACCAGCCATACTTCACTTCTTCATCGAAAATCATTTCATCTCCATTATAAGCCCGAAATATCGATTCATAGGCTGTATTAAAAACCTCGGCATTTAGAGGTTCATCATTTTCAGCTTTTTCATGTACGATCTTTTCGAACTCCGCAAACATCACCTGTGTGAAGAATGTTCCTTTAAAACTATCTATGAAATGGTTAAGTAAGTGTTTTTTCTTCTGCACGTCTTTTGTAGTCTTGATTAAATGGCGAATCAAAAGGATTTCATTCACAGTGGAAGCAACTTCAGCGACAAAAATGGAATACCCGGCACTTATTTGCGGTTGATATTTTGAACTATAGTATGAATGCATACCATGTCCAGATTCATGTGCAAGTGTAAAGACACTGTCTAAATCATCACGGTGATTTAATAAAATGAAAGGATGAACACCATAAAGTCCTAAATTGTAAGCACCTGACCGTTTTCCAGGTGTTTCCCTGACGTCGATATATCTTTTTTCCTTAAAGGTTTTCAAGATTGTGATATACTCTTCGCCAAGAGGCTTCAGTGCTTCAACCATCAAAGAAAAACCATCATCGTAAGAAATCTCCTCTTTAGCGCCTTCGACTAATGGCACACTTAAATCATAGGCACGCAATTCTTCTACACCCAGCAATTTTTTTCTTAAATGAATGTATTTATGCATGGGTCCGATATTTTGCTTAGTAGACATAATCAAATTATCATAAACCTCTTTTGGAACTTGATCCCCAAATAAGGATTTTTCCAAGGCTGATGGATAATTTCTTAGTTTTGAAAGATTCACATTATTTTTGATTGCCGTGGCAAGTGTGGAAGCGATTGTATTCTTCAACTGTACATATGGCTGATAATAGGCGAAATAAGCCTCTTTTCTTTTATCGCGATCATCGTCTTCAATCAATTTGGAATACATTCCCCGCGTCAGCTCTACCCTCTCGCCGTCTTCATTCGTAACTTCCCCAAATTTTATATCCGCATTGTTGATCATCCCGAACGTTTTTTGGGGTGCTGAAAAGGCTTCGCCTATTTGGGAAAGCACCTCTTCTTGTTCTTTCGTTAACACATGGGCTTTATAGCGGAAGGAATCCAGTAAATCCTCTTCAAAATATTTCAAACCCTCGACTTCTTTTATGTACCCTTTTAATGTTTGTTCTTCCAGGCTTAGAAGAAACGGCATGAAGAATGCAGAAGCATTACTTATTTTCTGCCCTAACTTACCAGCTCGATCCAGCAATGCTTGTGATGAGGTGACCCGTGTATCCAAATCGGCTTGAAGCATGGCAAATACATATAGCTTGTTATAAATGTACCCAACTTCCTCACTTAACCGTAAATACTCAAATAAATCTTGAGCGGACTGAATATGCCCATCGTAAGTTTTTAATTTTTCTGTCATCTTAAGGACTTCTTGATAATCTTTTTCCCAATTAGCCTGATCTTCGTAAATATCCTTTAAATTCCAAGTTTCTTCTATCTTTAATTCGTCACGTGATTTAAACGTTTGCATATCGTCTGCACTTCCTTTCATGCTTATAGCTTACCCTTTATTATAATCGACTTTCAGAAAAATCTGCATAGAAAAACCAGTATGCTAAAAATACATACTGGTTTCCCCTTTAAAGAATTAGAATTTTGCTGCAGTTTCAGCAACTTTCGCCAATCCTTCTGCAACGATATCCTGTGAGCGATCTGGGTATTGATTATGTCCCTCGATTACGACCGTTTCTGGGTTTTTAATGCCCCATAAGTTTAAATTCATCGTTACGTATTTCTCAGCCATTTCGCCAGCATCCATTCCAGGCAATGCATAATCGGATCCGCGTGCATTAAGTAAAGCCACTTTTTTATCTCCAGCTAAGCCGACTGGGCCTTCCGCTGTATATTTGAATGTTGTTCCCGCTTGGGCAAGATAGGAAATATAAGTTACCAATGGTGCTGGAACCGTTGCGTTCCATAGCGGGAAGGCAAATACCACTTTGTCTGCAGCAAGAAATTGATTCAAGTATTGTTGCACGATATCGGCAATCTCCACTTCTTCTTCTGTCAATTCCATGCCTTGGTTGCGTTTATATAAGGCAGTGATTGCAGTATTTCCGTAGTAAGGCAAGTTCAGTTCAAATAAATCCAATTCAGTTATTTCATCGCTACTATTTGCTTCCTTATATGTGTTCAAAAACGTTTCATACATTTTGACACTGATTGCTTGATCCGCTGGACGGTCATTTGATTTAACAAATAATACTTTAGACATTTTTGTTCCCCCAATTGTTAATTTTGTATGTTTTTTTTAAAATAGCATTTAATCCGTATATCTCGAATTAACTGCAATTACTACTTTCACATTATAAAACTGAAAATCTCATAAGGCAAGAAATATGTTTTTTATTTTCATTTTACATTTCATGAATTTGCGCGCCTGTATTATTTTATCCCGACGCCCTCTAAGTAGCGCGAAAAAAACCGAGAGCATTTGCCCTCGGTTAAGTTAACTCTTTATGATGGAAGGGGCACTTACCTTTTATCGGTTCTATATCATCCCCTATGAAAAATTGTTTCCATTCATTATGATTTACATCTCCAAAGTGACTTATATCCGGATGTTTAGGAAGGTTATCCCATTTCTCCACTCGTTCACGAACCTTTTCACGAGACATGATTCCGCCTTTTTCCGTTCCTTCCAAGCCTTCAAATATCATCCGGGGTTGGAATCCAAGTACAAGGCTATTTCCTAAATCACGGGTTTTACGCTGTTTATAAGCAGGTGCATTACCAAAGACAAAGATTGGCTCCCCTGCAAAATGATAGTCCCATAAATAATGCTCAGGGTCTTTCGGCTTTTCAATTGGCCAAGGTTTTTCATCCGCTTTATGCAAGTATTGCAGGATATCCCAAAACCTTTTACGGTAAAATTCTATATCACCCTCTATTGATTCAGGCTCCATAAAGACGAAAAGGCCGTGCCTGATATATGGCGGTTCCTGAAATAAATCAAGAAAGCTTTCCACTGCTTTTGGGAGATTGGACCAATCTTTCTGTGTTATATAAGCATAACGAAGTTCCCCTTTATTTTCAGCTTTCATACCAAAATAACAAGGAAAGGTTTTATCGGTCACTGTATTATGGAATGTTTGATATTCCTTAATTAGCCATTGCGGCACTCGATCGGGATTTGTCATATCTTCTTTTGTTAACAAACTTGAATTAGCAGTCAGCATCATTTTTCTCCTTAAATCGTTTTATTATATGTTACCCGCTTTAAATAAACTAAAACTTCTTCGGAGCGCAAAGCAGCTCAATCAGGTGCCCCTATATAATTACTTCTTTATTAAAGAGTTTATGACTTCCTCAAGGTTCATCGTAATTCAATTAAAAAACATTCATTCTGCATGTTAATCATTTTTTTTTAGGATAACCTAAGAAAAAAATAGGAGTGATTTTTTATGGCAAGGAGAAGGAAAATTCTAGTATCTGAAGCGAGAAAAGGACTCGATGATTTAAAAACCAAAGTTGCTGGTACAAAGAATCCCGAAGAAGCAAAGTTTGAAGTGGCAAAGGAAATTGGCGTACCGCTGAAAAAAGACTATAACGGTGAGCTGACATCCAAGCAGAATGGAAAAATAGGCGGAAAATTAGGCGGAGGCATGGTCAAGGAACTTATAAAGATGGCACAGGAAAACTTAGGAAAAAAACATTAACAAGAGTCGATCCCAGGTGGTAGTGCTCCACCTCAAAAGCTCATATATAGAAACGAACAGACTTAACGAAAAAAAATTTGGGACTTAACACTTTGGATGGCATTAAACTGTAAAAAAAGCCAACCTTTACGGGCTGGCTTTTTAATATTAACTAATTCTCACGGGTGAAACTCTTGAAACTACTGACATTATTAATTCCTCCGACATCGGGTAATTAGTGGCAGCTGGATCCGTCCTTACTGCTTTAAGAATTCTTTCCATATCGGATTGGTTAATTCCATAGGCGCTGAAGTCGGAGGGCAGCCCAAGATCGGATAGGAAAACACGGAGCTTTTCCACCACTTTCGCTAAGGTCCCTTTTGAATCTTCATCATGGATTTTCACATTAAAGGCTTCGGCTATCAAATGGGCCTTTGGAAGATATAAATCCGGGGTTGATTCCATGACGACCGGTAATAACACAGCATTTGCCAATCCATGAGGAATACGGAATAACGCCCCATATGCGTGGGCAAAGTTATGAACCGGGATCGCATTCAATGCACTACAAAATGCAGTGATTCCCATCATGCTTCCATGAAGCATTTCCATTCTGGCCTCAATATTCGTTCCGTCCTTTACGGCCCTTGGTAAATTTCTTTCAATAACTCGAATGGCCTGAAATCCATAAGCATCGGTTATTGATGTCGCCGCAGGTGAAACGATCGCTTCCATTGCATGTGTCAATGCATCTGCACCAGTAAACGCCGTAATGTCAGACGGCAGTCCGACTGTTAACTCGGGATCTAGAATGGCAACATCCGAACTTAAAAAAACATTGTATATATTCATTTTCACTTTTTTATGTTCATTATATATGACTGCGATCGGGGATACTTCAGAACCGGTTCCTGCTGTTGTGGGTACGGAAATATGCGGGATACTCATGGATTGGGCTTTTGGAAAACCCTCAAACAGATAACCGCTTGGAATCGCATCTTTAATTTCCGTAATTCCTTTGTATAATCCGAATTTCAATGCCTTTGCGGTATCAATGACACTCCCTCCACCGATGGCCAGTATGGCATCGGCATTCACTTCGCGTGCATATTTCAATGCTTCATTTACACATACACTCGCTGCGTCTTGTGTAACACCCAGAAACTGTCCAACTATTTCAGCTTTGGCACCTAATTTCTGCTGATCAAAAGTTTCGGCAACTTTCTTAACTACACCTGCATTTTCCAAGCCCGCATCACTTACGAGTAGAATCCTTTTGGCCCCGAGACCATTGAAAAGGTTTGGAATGAGTGATCGAGTGTTAGTGCCACTGTAAACCGAAGTCCTTAGCCAAAAATTCGAATGAGCGTTTACGTTCATACAGATCACCTCAGATATATTAGTCTATATTCACAGTTAAGGATTGTTCATACCCTGCCTCAAAGTTCCTGATGGCCACACATTAACAAATATACTAAATAGTAAGCTTGTATCTTGTATCGGCTTTACAAAACCCCATATTCCTTTTCGTTACTTTGATAGATCTCTTCAATCCCCTTCCCTTTTGCCCTGGCTAAAATCTCCATCCGCACCGTTAATTGTTTCATGGTAAAATTCAATATAGCTTGTTGGTCATTGCCAAATGGATTTCCTAACCGATCATATCCCTCCGTATTTAACGCAATGGCCAGA
This window contains:
- a CDS encoding iron-containing alcohol dehydrogenase; translated protein: MNVNAHSNFWLRTSVYSGTNTRSLIPNLFNGLGAKRILLVSDAGLENAGVVKKVAETFDQQKLGAKAEIVGQFLGVTQDAASVCVNEALKYAREVNADAILAIGGGSVIDTAKALKFGLYKGITEIKDAIPSGYLFEGFPKAQSMSIPHISVPTTAGTGSEVSPIAVIYNEHKKVKMNIYNVFLSSDVAILDPELTVGLPSDITAFTGADALTHAMEAIVSPAATSITDAYGFQAIRVIERNLPRAVKDGTNIEARMEMLHGSMMGITAFCSALNAIPVHNFAHAYGALFRIPHGLANAVLLPVVMESTPDLYLPKAHLIAEAFNVKIHDEDSKGTLAKVVEKLRVFLSDLGLPSDFSAYGINQSDMERILKAVRTDPAATNYPMSEELIMSVVSRVSPVRIS
- a CDS encoding AAA domain-containing protein, producing MNSTVNYIKEWQQALQLEILHLKKYGSTKYLVSNGHLLTGDDSFNYYFETGSSIKIPVGSLVRLEWGGIKQEGRILSSEGKSIIIVFDRSLGDMIDEAFLYHDPWELLEQLIIRLDETKRSKRKRLRIKRLMDPSMPQKHPLIEKQSSVKELYARSKFNPVTFVWGPPGTGKTYTLARTVANHYLQDKKVLVLSHSNQAVDVLMAEISSFIKKKDRFKEGDVLRYGSQIGESLAIHDDIVTGQLLGKHEPTLIKEKEELGEEKRLLKHDLAGSFSKRDTDQLIEIEKKLAKVLEKIRQKEIQFVKEAKVIGTTLAKAANDETVYQKEYDLVILDEASMAYVPQVAFAAALAKHIIVCGDFKQLPPIASARDSLVKLWLKEDIFHRAGVAQSVEEGELHPHLFLLKEQRRMHPDISAFTNRVVYNNYVGDHKSVATSREGIMLAEPFANKAAALLDTSLAGEYCITERTSHSRMNIWQLLLSFQLIHEAYVGGARSIGYVAPYRAQADLMEKLLDDLYDKERQTADIIAATVHRFQGSEREMMIFDTVDSYPQNRAGMLLTGRESERLINVAITRTKGKFVHVCDTSFVNKHVYRSKTLRQLVDHQIQNDQIVSKKDIGKWVKHQHPRLQWMHARKLGDLQEDIDSTKQEMVFAVPDLNSLSEEWQQYLMKRNPAVKLTIISAKRNPDIHSDQFICSPVSFSFIILDKRVVWLGLPVESNNRVQPPYIAARLDSEIMADELLSQFKKSE
- the pepF gene encoding oligoendopeptidase F, with translation MQTFKSRDELKIEETWNLKDIYEDQANWEKDYQEVLKMTEKLKTYDGHIQSAQDLFEYLRLSEEVGYIYNKLYVFAMLQADLDTRVTSSQALLDRAGKLGQKISNASAFFMPFLLSLEEQTLKGYIKEVEGLKYFEEDLLDSFRYKAHVLTKEQEEVLSQIGEAFSAPQKTFGMINNADIKFGEVTNEDGERVELTRGMYSKLIEDDDRDKRKEAYFAYYQPYVQLKNTIASTLATAIKNNVNLSKLRNYPSALEKSLFGDQVPKEVYDNLIMSTKQNIGPMHKYIHLRKKLLGVEELRAYDLSVPLVEGAKEEISYDDGFSLMVEALKPLGEEYITILKTFKEKRYIDVRETPGKRSGAYNLGLYGVHPFILLNHRDDLDSVFTLAHESGHGMHSYYSSKYQPQISAGYSIFVAEVASTVNEILLIRHLIKTTKDVQKKKHLLNHFIDSFKGTFFTQVMFAEFEKIVHEKAENDEPLNAEVFNTAYESIFRAYNGDEMIFDEEVKYGWSRIPHFYRPFYVYKYATGYVSAITIADKILSGDQKTLESYLTFLKSGSSDFPLELLKKTGVDLTKPDPIENAMKIFSDLVDQFTELTEG
- a CDS encoding FMN-dependent NADH-azoreductase, giving the protein MSKVLFVKSNDRPADQAISVKMYETFLNTYKEANSSDEITELDLFELNLPYYGNTAITALYKRNQGMELTEEEVEIADIVQQYLNQFLAADKVVFAFPLWNATVPAPLVTYISYLAQAGTTFKYTAEGPVGLAGDKKVALLNARGSDYALPGMDAGEMAEKYVTMNLNLWGIKNPETVVIEGHNQYPDRSQDIVAEGLAKVAETAAKF
- a CDS encoding alpha/beta-type small acid-soluble spore protein; protein product: MARRRKILVSEARKGLDDLKTKVAGTKNPEEAKFEVAKEIGVPLKKDYNGELTSKQNGKIGGKLGGGMVKELIKMAQENLGKKH
- a CDS encoding YqcI/YcgG family protein, whose translation is MLTANSSLLTKEDMTNPDRVPQWLIKEYQTFHNTVTDKTFPCYFGMKAENKGELRYAYITQKDWSNLPKAVESFLDLFQEPPYIRHGLFVFMEPESIEGDIEFYRKRFWDILQYLHKADEKPWPIEKPKDPEHYLWDYHFAGEPIFVFGNAPAYKQRKTRDLGNSLVLGFQPRMIFEGLEGTEKGGIMSREKVRERVEKWDNLPKHPDISHFGDVNHNEWKQFFIGDDIEPIKGKCPFHHKELT